The Salinibacterium sp. M195 genome includes a window with the following:
- a CDS encoding type 1 glutamine amidotransferase has product MRALLVQHDHVTASGPVGDRLRERGFEIDEIMVVTEENFDNPNVDFEFPDVSQYDLVIPMGAPWGAWDDACIGRWLQPELEWVRAIIEADIPVLGICFGGQLIARALGGTVARGQKAEIGWTAIHSDDTSLVSNGPWFQFHYDQWTMPDGAVEIARNPVAPQAFTYGRSLAVQFHPELNTAILQGWLDQGGIDEVTADGQNAEVMLAQTRAEEVVAGQRTAALVDAFLDRVAKLG; this is encoded by the coding sequence ATGAGAGCTCTCCTGGTGCAACATGATCACGTCACCGCTAGCGGGCCAGTGGGGGATCGCCTGCGGGAACGTGGCTTTGAGATCGACGAAATCATGGTTGTCACCGAAGAGAACTTCGATAACCCGAATGTAGATTTTGAGTTTCCGGATGTGTCGCAGTATGACCTCGTGATTCCGATGGGGGCGCCGTGGGGCGCCTGGGATGACGCGTGCATCGGCCGCTGGTTACAGCCAGAGCTTGAGTGGGTGCGCGCCATCATCGAGGCGGACATCCCGGTACTCGGTATTTGTTTCGGAGGCCAGCTGATTGCTCGCGCTCTCGGCGGCACTGTCGCGCGCGGTCAGAAAGCCGAAATTGGGTGGACAGCGATTCACAGCGACGACACGTCGTTGGTGTCGAACGGCCCCTGGTTCCAGTTTCACTACGACCAGTGGACGATGCCAGACGGCGCCGTCGAGATCGCCCGCAATCCTGTCGCACCCCAAGCGTTCACGTATGGCCGCAGTCTTGCCGTGCAATTTCACCCCGAACTCAACACTGCGATCCTCCAGGGTTGGCTCGATCAGGGCGGCATTGATGAAGTGACCGCCGATGGTCAAAACGCCGAGGTCATGCTGGCGCAGACGCGTGCTGAAGAAGTGGTAGCGGGCCAGCGCACTGCGGCGCTCGTGGATGCTTTCCTCGACCGCGTCGCCAAGCTCGGCTAG
- a CDS encoding ferredoxin: MIKIEVDMNQCQHYGQCVFEAPDNFKLNDDDKLEYVAEAPDSERDNIEAAVDVCPMQAIRIVE, translated from the coding sequence ATGATCAAAATCGAAGTCGACATGAACCAGTGCCAGCACTACGGCCAGTGCGTGTTTGAGGCACCCGACAACTTCAAGCTCAACGATGACGACAAACTTGAGTATGTGGCTGAAGCGCCTGACTCGGAGCGCGACAACATTGAAGCCGCTGTAGATGTGTGCCCAATGCAGGCTATTCGAATCGTCGAATAG
- a CDS encoding cytochrome P450 produces MANVTLADLDLFENGTPWHVFDKLRTDAPVHWSEEPAPNHGFWSLTRYHDIVSVLRDTETFSSERGTVNLEELDADQIEARKSMLETDGVRHRALRRLMQGEFTPRAVAGYETFLRGLTASTLDAAFANKEFEFVDQVAADFPIRVLAKMLDVPDTDIYKLIDWGNRMIGNDDPEHADVLASSAESEEFRLLPFRSPAAREVFEYGNDLANQRRGKDGTDLVSRLVNQTPMDGVELSERDFNSYFLLLVVAGNETTRHTITHSMNYLMDNPDQLELLQEKPELIPWAVEEFLRMASPVYHFRRTATKDTEINGQAIKEGQKVVTWFAAGNRDPEVFENPYTMDVTRNPNEHMAFGRGGPHMCLGNSLARLEIRIMFENLLPRITGMTKLGEPDRLRSNFVNGIKRLPVRVELAK; encoded by the coding sequence ATGGCGAACGTCACCCTGGCAGACCTAGATCTGTTCGAGAATGGCACACCCTGGCACGTGTTCGACAAACTTCGAACTGATGCGCCGGTGCACTGGTCTGAAGAACCAGCTCCCAACCACGGCTTTTGGTCGCTCACCCGCTACCACGACATTGTTTCCGTGCTCCGAGACACCGAAACGTTCTCGAGCGAGCGCGGCACAGTAAACCTTGAAGAACTCGATGCTGATCAGATCGAGGCTCGCAAGTCGATGCTCGAGACTGATGGTGTTCGTCACCGCGCACTCCGCCGCCTCATGCAGGGCGAGTTCACCCCGCGCGCTGTTGCCGGCTACGAGACCTTCCTGCGCGGCCTTACCGCCAGCACCCTCGACGCGGCCTTCGCTAACAAAGAATTCGAGTTCGTCGATCAAGTCGCGGCCGACTTCCCCATCCGGGTGCTCGCCAAGATGCTCGACGTGCCAGACACCGACATCTACAAGCTCATTGACTGGGGCAACCGGATGATCGGAAACGACGATCCGGAACACGCCGACGTACTGGCCAGCTCCGCCGAGAGTGAAGAGTTTCGCCTGCTACCGTTCCGCTCCCCCGCTGCCCGCGAGGTGTTCGAGTACGGCAACGACCTCGCCAATCAACGTCGCGGCAAAGACGGAACCGACCTCGTCTCACGGCTCGTCAACCAAACTCCTATGGACGGCGTAGAGCTCAGCGAGCGCGACTTCAACAGCTACTTCCTGCTGCTCGTCGTCGCTGGTAACGAGACCACACGCCACACCATTACTCACTCCATGAACTACCTCATGGACAACCCTGACCAGCTCGAGTTGTTGCAAGAAAAGCCTGAGCTCATCCCGTGGGCTGTTGAAGAGTTCTTGCGCATGGCCAGCCCGGTTTACCACTTCCGTCGCACCGCGACCAAGGACACCGAAATCAACGGTCAAGCCATCAAGGAAGGCCAGAAGGTCGTCACCTGGTTCGCTGCCGGCAACCGTGACCCCGAAGTTTTCGAGAATCCCTACACAATGGATGTCACGCGCAATCCCAACGAACACATGGCTTTCGGCCGTGGCGGCCCGCACATGTGTCTCGGAAACTCTCTGGCCCGCCTAGAGATCCGTATTATGTTCGAGAACCTGTTGCCCCGCATCACGGGGATGACGAAGCTGGGCGAACCAGACCGTCTCCGCAGCAATTTTGTCAACGGAATCAAAAGACTCCCGGTACGCGTCGAATTAGCAAAGTAG
- a CDS encoding NAD(P)/FAD-dependent oxidoreductase: protein MSEANPAAPVVIVGAAMGGLRAAESLRRSGYTGAIRVVGDELHAPYNRPPLSKEVLATDVTHEAVAFPSRAEMGDVEWMLGVRASAVDLDARTLTTDDGNVHEWRALVIATGLRARRLDFAPITGRHVVRSLDDAMALRAELTPGARVVVVGSGFLGCELSATARKLGCAVTIVTPSAEPMMRPLGDLVAKEMRRRLTAEGVEIFSGVNVAAINGEASVESVELSDGTVVPADVLIESVGSDCNSEWLADTDLDLSDGVLADNAMRAVSTSGVARDDVYVVGDIARFPNPMFDDVPRRIEHWNIPTDTGKRAGAVLAAHLADDGTFADVVAKPFAPMPSFWSNQFEIKLQAYGLLGLVSDDDIRILEGDLTEQAAVGYYRDDRLVGVLGIGMKAALLPYRKQIADGGS from the coding sequence GTGTCTGAGGCTAACCCCGCCGCACCGGTCGTTATTGTCGGTGCGGCGATGGGTGGACTGCGCGCGGCGGAGTCTCTTCGTCGCTCGGGCTACACCGGTGCTATCCGGGTTGTTGGCGACGAACTTCACGCGCCATATAACCGTCCGCCTTTGTCTAAAGAGGTGTTGGCCACAGACGTCACTCACGAAGCTGTCGCGTTTCCGTCGCGCGCCGAGATGGGTGATGTTGAGTGGATGCTCGGGGTGCGGGCATCCGCGGTCGATCTCGATGCTCGAACCCTGACAACTGACGACGGCAACGTGCACGAGTGGCGTGCCCTGGTCATTGCAACGGGCTTGCGTGCTCGTCGCTTGGACTTCGCGCCGATCACTGGCCGTCATGTCGTTCGTTCGCTTGATGACGCGATGGCGTTGCGGGCGGAGCTCACCCCGGGCGCTCGTGTTGTTGTCGTCGGTTCGGGCTTCTTGGGCTGCGAACTGAGTGCGACTGCCCGCAAGCTGGGCTGTGCAGTCACGATTGTGACGCCGAGTGCTGAGCCCATGATGCGCCCCTTGGGTGACCTCGTCGCGAAGGAAATGCGCCGTCGTCTCACCGCGGAGGGCGTAGAGATTTTCTCTGGCGTGAACGTCGCGGCGATCAACGGTGAGGCTTCCGTTGAGTCTGTCGAACTCAGCGATGGCACCGTTGTGCCCGCCGATGTTCTGATCGAGTCTGTTGGCTCCGACTGCAACAGCGAATGGCTCGCCGACACCGATCTTGATCTGAGCGATGGTGTGCTCGCCGATAACGCGATGCGTGCGGTCTCGACGTCAGGTGTCGCTCGTGACGATGTCTATGTCGTTGGCGATATCGCGCGCTTCCCGAACCCCATGTTTGATGACGTTCCGCGACGTATCGAGCACTGGAACATCCCGACCGACACCGGTAAGCGTGCTGGTGCCGTACTCGCGGCGCACCTTGCCGACGATGGAACCTTCGCTGACGTAGTCGCGAAACCGTTCGCTCCGATGCCGTCGTTCTGGTCGAACCAGTTTGAGATCAAACTGCAAGCCTATGGACTGTTGGGGCTGGTGTCGGATGACGACATCCGCATCCTCGAGGGAGACCTCACCGAGCAGGCTGCCGTTGGTTACTACCGCGACGATCGTCTCGTTGGCGTACTCGGAATTGGCATGAAGGCCGCGCTGCTGCCGTATCGCAAGCAAATCGCGGATGGCGGGTCGTAG
- a CDS encoding catechol 1,2-dioxygenase: MGEVVGAGLIAHVPTIMLPKEIRMELNEGKDSTLVEGLERLRKDYFENDDYDTVVVLDSHWATTVEFVVTAHERRHGKFTSEELPRGMSGVPYDFIGDPELAKLMGEQAEKNGTWITPIDDEHLPIMYATINLWDYLGKGLPDKKWVSVSICQTATDEDFLRAGRAIGEAIAKSDRRVILLASGALSHTFYKLRDLRKHEMADPAHIFSDAARAADYERLDWFKAGDHAQVLETMPAFKKVRPEAMFGHWLMTAGAIGEEACTAPGVMYSDYENSIGTGQVHVWFPKPEGGFPAAKDVVLSRD; encoded by the coding sequence ATGGGAGAAGTTGTTGGCGCTGGGCTGATCGCCCACGTACCCACGATCATGTTGCCCAAAGAGATACGCATGGAACTCAATGAGGGCAAAGACTCAACGCTCGTCGAAGGCCTCGAACGGCTCCGCAAGGACTACTTCGAGAATGACGACTACGACACTGTTGTCGTGCTCGACAGCCACTGGGCGACCACGGTTGAGTTCGTCGTGACCGCGCACGAGCGTCGTCACGGCAAGTTCACCTCAGAGGAGTTGCCTCGCGGAATGAGCGGTGTGCCGTATGACTTCATCGGCGATCCCGAGCTCGCGAAGCTCATGGGGGAGCAGGCCGAAAAGAACGGCACGTGGATCACCCCGATCGACGATGAGCACCTGCCGATCATGTACGCCACGATCAACCTGTGGGACTACCTCGGCAAGGGGTTGCCAGACAAGAAATGGGTGAGCGTCTCCATCTGCCAGACCGCCACTGACGAAGACTTCCTCCGTGCGGGGCGCGCGATTGGTGAAGCGATCGCCAAGAGCGACCGCCGCGTCATCCTGCTCGCCTCCGGTGCTCTCTCGCACACGTTCTACAAGCTCCGCGATCTGCGTAAGCACGAGATGGCCGACCCGGCCCACATCTTCTCGGATGCTGCCCGTGCGGCAGATTACGAACGCCTCGACTGGTTCAAGGCTGGCGACCACGCGCAGGTGTTGGAAACCATGCCGGCGTTCAAGAAGGTGCGCCCCGAGGCCATGTTTGGTCACTGGCTTATGACGGCGGGTGCGATTGGCGAAGAGGCGTGCACCGCTCCCGGCGTGATGTACAGCGACTACGAAAACTCCATCGGCACCGGTCAGGTGCACGTGTGGTTCCCGAAGCCAGAAGGTGGCTTCCCAGCAGCAAAGGATGTGGTTCTTTCTCGTGACTGA
- a CDS encoding cupin domain-containing protein, giving the protein MNSTVSLTEMAATELASAVASNNGRSAVTVCGGRDAQLRQTLMALRAGEGLSEHSSPGEATLQVLLGHVTLRTADESWEGKPGDLLPIPTEVHALDALEDSAILLTVVKAL; this is encoded by the coding sequence ATGAATTCGACAGTTTCTTTGACTGAGATGGCGGCCACAGAGTTAGCGAGTGCTGTTGCCTCCAACAACGGGCGCAGCGCCGTGACCGTGTGCGGCGGACGCGACGCTCAACTTCGACAAACGTTGATGGCCCTGCGTGCCGGCGAAGGCCTCTCTGAGCACTCCAGCCCCGGCGAGGCAACATTGCAAGTTCTCCTTGGCCACGTCACGCTGCGCACAGCGGACGAGTCCTGGGAGGGCAAGCCTGGCGATCTGCTCCCCATCCCCACCGAGGTTCACGCCCTGGATGCGCTCGAAGACTCTGCAATCCTGCTCACCGTCGTGAAAGCGCTGTAG
- a CDS encoding aminotransferase class V-fold PLP-dependent enzyme — translation MSEVRPQGRPHAVWGDETEVVQLALDWTAKRMVRETDPLSTARPAAELATEVGEAIRPEGIGGAEALRIFDEILEPATRAQDDALNLAYIAAAPTRAAVAFDLVTSAANIFGGLWESGAGAIFAENQALDWIVGLLEWPETAGGAFVSGGTSGNLSALMTARETAKTRRGGRPVDGWQLACTTNAHSSINSAAKALDVDVVDVPIDERGHMTGAALRAVLEKSPNVFAVVASAGTTNEGLVDDLADIADVCEEFGVWMHVDGAYGGAGLAAPSIRHIFTGIERADSFIVDPHKWLFAPYDCCALVYREPNLARAVHSQHASYLDAIDRSESNPSEVALHLSRRVRGLPLWFSLATHGTNKYRDAIESSITTAREVARAIEATDYLELVREPELSVLLFVRSGWTAQQYSEWSKQAAHDGVILCVPTTWRGQSVLRLAFVNPDTETRKVMAALETLR, via the coding sequence ATGAGTGAAGTTCGGCCACAAGGCAGACCACACGCAGTATGGGGCGATGAAACTGAAGTAGTTCAGCTCGCCCTCGACTGGACCGCCAAACGGATGGTCCGCGAAACCGATCCCCTGTCGACCGCTCGGCCCGCGGCCGAGTTAGCGACAGAGGTCGGCGAAGCGATCCGACCAGAAGGAATCGGTGGCGCAGAAGCCTTGCGCATCTTCGATGAAATTCTGGAGCCGGCAACCCGCGCGCAAGATGACGCACTGAACCTTGCCTACATCGCGGCCGCGCCAACGCGAGCTGCGGTCGCATTCGATCTCGTCACGAGTGCTGCCAATATTTTCGGCGGCCTCTGGGAGTCGGGTGCCGGCGCAATTTTTGCCGAGAATCAAGCACTCGATTGGATCGTTGGCCTCCTCGAATGGCCAGAAACTGCCGGTGGCGCCTTCGTCTCGGGCGGCACCTCAGGCAACCTCTCAGCCCTCATGACGGCGCGAGAAACCGCCAAGACCCGTCGCGGCGGTCGCCCAGTCGACGGCTGGCAACTTGCCTGCACTACTAACGCTCACTCGTCGATCAACTCGGCCGCAAAAGCGCTCGATGTTGACGTCGTCGATGTGCCCATCGACGAGCGCGGACACATGACCGGGGCTGCTCTGCGAGCCGTGCTCGAAAAGTCACCCAACGTATTTGCCGTCGTGGCATCCGCTGGCACGACGAATGAAGGCCTCGTCGACGATCTGGCTGACATCGCCGACGTCTGCGAAGAATTCGGCGTGTGGATGCACGTTGATGGCGCCTATGGCGGTGCGGGGCTCGCCGCCCCGAGCATCCGCCACATCTTCACCGGTATTGAACGGGCTGACAGCTTTATCGTCGACCCGCACAAGTGGCTCTTTGCGCCGTACGATTGCTGTGCTCTGGTCTACCGCGAGCCCAATTTGGCGCGAGCGGTGCACTCCCAGCACGCCAGCTATCTGGATGCCATTGATCGCAGCGAATCGAACCCGAGCGAAGTCGCCTTGCATCTGTCACGGCGCGTTCGTGGCTTGCCCCTGTGGTTCAGCCTGGCCACTCACGGCACCAACAAGTATCGGGATGCGATCGAAAGCTCGATAACGACGGCGCGCGAAGTCGCCCGTGCGATTGAGGCGACCGACTATCTCGAACTCGTTCGCGAGCCAGAACTGTCGGTGCTTCTGTTCGTGCGCAGTGGTTGGACAGCTCAGCAGTACTCGGAGTGGTCGAAGCAAGCAGCGCACGACGGAGTCATCCTGTGTGTGCCGACAACGTGGCGTGGCCAGAGCGTGCTGCGGCTCGCTTTTGTGAACCCCGACACCGAGACGCGCAAGGTGATGGCAGCCCTCGAAACGCTGCGCTAG
- a CDS encoding carbon-nitrogen hydrolase family protein → MTSASSIAVAQFASGADREQNIATITELAERAASRGASFVVFPEYSSYFTPKMGDDWLAAAEPLDGPFVQALTSLAQRLRIHVAAGMLESRDEIGRFSNTLVAIAPTGAVVATYRKQHLYDAFGQRESDWVIPGSIGAPETFAWEGFTVGLQTCYDIRFPEVSRRLVDAGANLIVVPAEWVRGPLKEYHWRTLLTARAIENTVFVAAADHAPPIGVGNSMVVDPMGVELVTIGERTDVAVAHIELARLDEVRAINPALELRRYEVRPRDER, encoded by the coding sequence ATGACTTCCGCTTCGAGTATCGCTGTTGCCCAGTTTGCGTCCGGTGCCGATCGCGAGCAGAACATTGCCACGATCACGGAGCTTGCTGAGCGCGCGGCATCTCGCGGTGCCAGCTTTGTGGTCTTTCCGGAATACTCGTCGTACTTCACGCCGAAAATGGGCGACGACTGGCTGGCTGCGGCGGAGCCCCTCGACGGCCCATTCGTTCAGGCGCTAACGTCATTGGCGCAACGCCTACGCATTCATGTCGCTGCCGGCATGTTGGAGTCACGCGACGAAATCGGCCGCTTCTCAAACACCCTCGTAGCGATTGCGCCAACCGGCGCTGTGGTTGCGACGTATCGCAAGCAGCACCTCTACGATGCGTTCGGCCAACGCGAATCCGACTGGGTCATTCCCGGGTCGATTGGTGCGCCAGAGACCTTCGCGTGGGAGGGGTTTACCGTCGGATTGCAGACGTGCTACGACATCCGTTTTCCTGAGGTGTCTCGCCGCTTGGTGGATGCCGGAGCCAACCTGATTGTTGTACCGGCCGAGTGGGTGCGTGGTCCGCTGAAGGAATACCACTGGCGCACCCTGCTCACGGCACGCGCCATTGAGAACACGGTCTTTGTTGCGGCTGCCGATCACGCGCCGCCGATTGGCGTCGGCAACAGCATGGTCGTCGACCCGATGGGCGTCGAGCTGGTGACGATCGGTGAGCGCACCGATGTTGCTGTCGCTCACATCGAGCTCGCCCGTCTTGATGAGGTGCGCGCGATCAACCCGGCGCTCGAGTTGCGTCGCTACGAAGTGCGACCACGCGACGAGCGCTAG
- a CDS encoding fumarylacetoacetate hydrolase family protein → MTELRRILLDGYPTQVTRHGDTLVAGDGREVGVDEAIHLPPTEPSKIIAVHLNYASRTEEFMTKLPSAPTYFQKPVTALNTHKGDVVRPEGCKWLNFEGEIVIVIGRTCRNVSPEQASDYIAGYSIGNDYGLHDFRDTDAGSMLRVKGSDTLAPVGPGLVTDWDFRGKQLRTIVNGEVKQDDNTDNMEWDMNYLVADIARTITLSPGDMLFSGTPAFSRPVQPGDVVEVEVEGLGKLTNRIVTGPTPIRTDVGAQPTQSEEVMSTAMGGDWEFRGIRTPSKDLYPSRVEEKR, encoded by the coding sequence GTGACTGAACTCCGCAGAATACTTCTTGATGGATATCCAACTCAGGTAACGCGCCACGGTGACACGCTCGTCGCTGGCGACGGTCGCGAGGTGGGAGTCGACGAGGCGATCCATTTGCCTCCGACCGAGCCGAGCAAGATCATTGCCGTGCACTTGAACTACGCGAGCCGCACCGAAGAGTTCATGACGAAGCTACCCTCGGCTCCGACTTACTTTCAGAAGCCGGTCACGGCCCTCAACACCCACAAGGGTGATGTTGTGCGCCCCGAGGGCTGCAAGTGGTTGAACTTCGAGGGTGAAATTGTCATCGTCATCGGTCGCACCTGCCGCAACGTTTCGCCAGAGCAAGCCAGCGATTACATTGCTGGTTACTCGATCGGTAACGACTACGGTCTGCATGATTTTCGAGACACGGATGCCGGTTCTATGCTTCGCGTCAAGGGCAGCGACACCCTCGCTCCCGTCGGTCCCGGTCTCGTAACCGACTGGGATTTCCGCGGCAAGCAATTGCGCACCATCGTGAACGGTGAGGTCAAGCAAGACGACAACACCGACAACATGGAGTGGGACATGAACTACCTCGTGGCCGATATCGCCCGCACGATCACGTTGAGCCCCGGCGACATGCTGTTCTCGGGCACGCCCGCGTTCTCGCGCCCGGTGCAGCCTGGCGATGTTGTCGAGGTTGAAGTTGAAGGTCTCGGCAAGCTGACGAACCGCATTGTTACGGGGCCGACTCCGATTCGCACCGACGTGGGTGCACAGCCGACCCAGAGTGAAGAGGTAATGTCGACGGCAATGGGTGGCGATTGGGAGTTCCGAGGTATTCGAACTCCATCTAAAGATCTCTACCCGTCGAGAGTTGAGGAAAAACGATGA
- a CDS encoding aldehyde dehydrogenase, with protein MTNVQVAGVTVDTRHFINGERVASEETFTNVSPIDASALGEISRGGQREVDLAVAAARAAFPGWAATSPQDRAAIMHKIADLVEERVSDLANVETMDNGALLRSHLRGVMPRVAHNFRFFADYLVNDLGHPDFETRGHNNHVSWDPSGVAALITPWNAPLMLATWKIAPALAAGDTVVLKPAEWTPLTASLFADIAAEAGLPAGVFNVVQGYGKEAGASLVGHPDLSRISFTGSVPTAKSIARAAADNLTPCSFELGGKSPCIVMEDADLELAATLAVEQYDNAGQVCLSGTRILVHENIADAFAEAFKTKVATLRQGDPRDIETDIGPQVHRVHFERIKGFVDRAKEGGADILFGGGPNAELGGLYFAPTLVKNPEVGSEIVTQEVFGPVLTMQTFTTDEEVVAMANGTEFGLAAILVSGNREHADLIAKQLVAGTIWVNCFFVRDLRAPFGGSKKSGVGREGGTWSFDFYADVKNTVFAPNGWKE; from the coding sequence ATGACCAACGTTCAAGTAGCCGGAGTGACCGTCGACACACGGCACTTCATCAATGGAGAGCGTGTCGCCTCCGAAGAGACCTTTACCAACGTTTCGCCGATCGATGCCAGCGCACTCGGCGAAATTTCCCGCGGTGGCCAGCGCGAGGTAGACCTTGCCGTTGCCGCCGCGCGTGCAGCATTCCCCGGCTGGGCTGCCACTAGCCCCCAAGACCGTGCAGCAATCATGCACAAGATCGCCGACCTCGTCGAAGAACGCGTCAGCGACCTCGCCAACGTCGAAACCATGGATAACGGTGCGCTCCTCCGCAGCCACCTGCGCGGCGTAATGCCGCGAGTGGCCCACAATTTCCGGTTCTTCGCTGACTACCTCGTGAACGACCTCGGGCATCCCGACTTCGAAACTCGTGGCCACAACAACCACGTCTCGTGGGATCCCTCGGGAGTCGCCGCGCTCATCACGCCGTGGAACGCGCCCCTCATGCTCGCCACCTGGAAGATCGCTCCCGCGCTCGCCGCCGGCGACACCGTCGTGCTGAAGCCTGCCGAGTGGACGCCGCTTACGGCATCGCTCTTCGCGGATATCGCCGCCGAAGCCGGTCTCCCCGCCGGCGTCTTCAACGTTGTACAGGGCTACGGAAAAGAGGCGGGCGCGTCGCTCGTTGGCCACCCCGATCTCAGCCGTATCTCGTTCACCGGTTCGGTACCAACGGCGAAGTCGATCGCTCGTGCCGCGGCAGACAACCTCACACCCTGCAGCTTCGAGCTCGGCGGCAAGAGCCCGTGCATCGTCATGGAAGACGCCGACCTCGAACTGGCGGCAACCCTCGCGGTTGAGCAATACGACAATGCTGGCCAGGTTTGTCTCTCGGGCACGCGCATCCTCGTTCACGAAAACATTGCGGATGCCTTTGCCGAAGCATTCAAAACGAAGGTCGCGACCCTGCGCCAGGGCGACCCTCGCGACATCGAGACCGACATCGGGCCGCAGGTTCACCGCGTGCACTTCGAGCGGATCAAGGGCTTCGTCGATCGTGCAAAGGAGGGCGGAGCTGACATCCTCTTCGGTGGCGGGCCAAACGCCGAACTTGGTGGCCTCTACTTCGCGCCAACCCTGGTGAAGAACCCCGAAGTCGGCAGCGAGATCGTCACGCAAGAGGTCTTCGGGCCGGTACTGACCATGCAAACGTTCACGACAGACGAAGAAGTCGTCGCAATGGCCAACGGCACCGAATTCGGTCTCGCCGCCATCCTCGTTTCGGGCAACCGGGAGCACGCCGATTTGATCGCCAAGCAGCTTGTTGCGGGCACGATCTGGGTGAACTGCTTCTTCGTGCGCGACTTGCGTGCGCCCTTCGGCGGTTCCAAGAAGTCAGGTGTTGGCCGCGAGGGCGGCACCTGGTCGTTCGATTTCTACGCAGATGTTAAGAACACGGTGTTCGCACCCAACGGATGGAAGGAATAG
- a CDS encoding MarR family winged helix-turn-helix transcriptional regulator — MAGPHTLTETERQVQEKVGGLPLDYSAMAVASNLFRAANAVRNHFERTVLSEHNLSWTAFVVLWVTWIWEPIETRQIALEGGFSKATLTGVLTTLERRGWLTRQRSETDGRLVVVKLTDRGRELMTALFPAFNLQEQAVTGPVDPTKREELAEMLRVITAGVEPKN, encoded by the coding sequence GTGGCCGGACCACACACACTGACTGAAACTGAACGCCAAGTGCAAGAGAAGGTCGGCGGCCTGCCGCTCGACTACTCCGCTATGGCTGTTGCATCGAATCTCTTTCGGGCAGCGAATGCCGTGCGTAACCACTTCGAGCGCACGGTGCTTTCTGAGCACAACCTCTCGTGGACTGCGTTCGTCGTGCTGTGGGTCACCTGGATTTGGGAGCCGATAGAGACTCGCCAGATCGCGCTCGAGGGCGGTTTTTCCAAAGCGACCCTCACGGGTGTGCTCACGACGCTCGAGCGACGCGGCTGGTTGACGCGGCAGCGCAGCGAGACCGATGGTCGCCTCGTTGTCGTGAAGCTCACGGATCGTGGGCGTGAGTTGATGACCGCACTCTTCCCCGCGTTCAATCTTCAAGAGCAGGCCGTCACTGGCCCCGTTGATCCGACCAAGCGCGAGGAGCTCGCCGAGATGCTTCGGGTTATCACCGCGGGCGTCGAGCCGAAAAACTAG